A region of Cryomorphaceae bacterium DNA encodes the following proteins:
- a CDS encoding cyclase family protein, whose amino-acid sequence MNPRWTQRPEGSTWGDWGPDDQLGRLNLITPEKVRQAVAEVREGLTFCLSLPLDYPGGQVINKVRFPPVLKPVIRNGEPYYNYLWQQLNPHHTDIGSDDVVLLHTQYSTQWDSLAHRGALFDVYADGNPQPVYYNGFSAGKDVTMNEQHETNARALGIEHMAAHGVQGRGVLVDLHSTFGDFPRAEVGYDDLMRVMEKDRVEVEQGDMLCIWTGLDQLIMAGKGCPDESINKACAVLNGFDEKLLQWIADSGVSVIASDNLAVEAVGKKVREGTTGSNLPLHELCLFRLGVHLGELWLLADLAKWLRAHNRNRFMLTAPPLRLTGAVGSPLTPIATV is encoded by the coding sequence ATGAACCCGCGCTGGACACAACGACCCGAAGGCTCCACCTGGGGCGATTGGGGCCCGGACGATCAGTTGGGCCGCCTCAACCTGATTACCCCCGAAAAAGTACGGCAGGCCGTGGCCGAAGTGCGCGAAGGCTTGACCTTTTGCCTTAGTTTGCCGCTGGACTATCCCGGCGGGCAGGTCATCAACAAAGTGCGCTTCCCGCCGGTGCTCAAGCCGGTGATTCGAAACGGTGAGCCCTATTACAACTACCTCTGGCAACAACTTAACCCCCACCACACCGATATCGGATCGGACGATGTGGTTCTGCTGCACACCCAGTACTCTACCCAATGGGATTCGCTGGCCCACCGCGGTGCCCTGTTTGATGTGTACGCAGACGGCAACCCGCAGCCCGTGTACTACAACGGATTTAGCGCCGGAAAAGATGTAACCATGAATGAGCAGCACGAAACCAACGCCCGCGCGCTGGGGATAGAACACATGGCCGCACACGGGGTGCAGGGCAGGGGAGTGCTGGTTGACCTCCACAGCACTTTTGGCGATTTTCCGCGTGCCGAAGTGGGCTACGACGACCTTATGCGGGTGATGGAAAAAGACCGTGTGGAGGTAGAACAAGGAGATATGCTCTGTATATGGACCGGACTCGATCAATTGATTATGGCCGGAAAAGGTTGCCCCGACGAAAGCATTAACAAGGCCTGCGCGGTGCTCAATGGCTTTGACGAAAAACTGCTGCAGTGGATTGCCGACAGCGGCGTGTCTGTGATAGCTTCCGATAACCTGGCCGTTGAGGCCGTGGGCAAAAAGGTACGCGAAGGCACCACCGGAAGCAATCTACCGCTCCACGAACTGTGTTTGTTCCGCCTCGGTGTGCACCTCGGCGAGTTGTGGCTGTTGGCCGATCTCGCTAAATGGCTTCGGGCACATAACCGAAACCGCTTTATGCTGACCGCACCCCCACTCAGGCTCACAGGGGCTGTAGGCTCACCACTCACCCCCATCGCAACCGTATAA
- a CDS encoding adenylosuccinate lyase family protein, protein MPSTILDSSYYRDMFGTAAMRAVFSDEARLEAWLQTEVALARAQVATGVIPAGTDEKIASAARIENIDQDAMKAEFDKVGFPILPFVKQLTRACDQETARWVHYGATTQDILDTGAVLQIREALQLVSTDLNACITALMKLAAKHRNTVMAGRTFQQQAAPITFGYKAAVWLDELLRHHNRLHELRKRVLVGQCAGAVGTFATLGEKGPAVQQKMMEHLELSVPDITWHTARDRWSELLGFLALCGATLGKIAQEVAILMRSEIGELSEPFETGRGASTTLPQKRNPIACEPVIANAHRLRELASSQMIAMMQEHERGVGHMHVEWMVVPDAFVLMSGSLHHTRLILENLWVGAEQMRANLDMGGGLLMSEAVMMGLAPLVGKSEAHHLVYAAAGRAMDQKTTLREALLADDAITAHLTVARIDELLDPANYTGMAGNMVDTVLKQAEKALQNQ, encoded by the coding sequence ATGCCTTCAACCATTCTAGACTCCTCCTACTACCGCGATATGTTTGGCACTGCGGCCATGCGTGCTGTTTTTTCTGATGAGGCGCGCCTTGAGGCGTGGTTGCAAACGGAGGTGGCGCTGGCGCGGGCGCAGGTAGCCACAGGTGTTATTCCGGCCGGCACGGATGAAAAGATTGCTTCTGCCGCGCGCATCGAAAACATTGATCAGGACGCCATGAAAGCCGAATTCGACAAAGTGGGCTTCCCTATTTTGCCGTTTGTTAAACAACTTACGCGTGCATGCGATCAGGAAACCGCGCGGTGGGTGCATTACGGGGCTACCACCCAGGATATCCTCGATACAGGCGCAGTACTTCAAATCCGGGAAGCGCTCCAACTGGTAAGCACCGATCTCAACGCGTGCATCACTGCCCTGATGAAACTGGCCGCCAAACACCGCAACACCGTGATGGCAGGCCGCACTTTTCAGCAGCAGGCCGCACCGATTACCTTTGGATACAAAGCTGCTGTGTGGCTCGATGAGCTATTGCGTCACCACAACCGGCTCCACGAGCTTAGAAAGCGTGTGCTGGTGGGTCAGTGCGCGGGCGCCGTAGGCACTTTCGCTACCCTCGGAGAAAAGGGCCCGGCGGTGCAACAAAAAATGATGGAGCACCTGGAACTTTCGGTTCCCGATATCACCTGGCATACCGCCCGCGACCGCTGGTCTGAATTGCTCGGTTTTCTCGCGCTCTGCGGTGCAACGCTCGGCAAAATTGCCCAGGAGGTAGCCATCCTGATGCGATCTGAAATTGGCGAGCTCAGTGAGCCGTTTGAAACGGGGCGGGGTGCCAGTACTACGCTGCCCCAAAAGCGCAATCCCATTGCCTGCGAGCCTGTTATTGCCAATGCCCACCGGCTTCGCGAGCTGGCCTCCTCGCAAATGATTGCCATGATGCAGGAGCACGAGCGCGGGGTGGGGCACATGCATGTAGAATGGATGGTAGTACCGGATGCCTTTGTACTCATGTCGGGCTCACTGCACCACACCCGGTTGATCCTGGAAAACCTGTGGGTTGGCGCCGAACAAATGCGCGCCAACCTCGATATGGGAGGCGGCTTGCTGATGTCGGAAGCCGTGATGATGGGCCTGGCTCCACTGGTGGGCAAGAGTGAAGCGCATCACCTGGTGTACGCTGCAGCCGGCCGGGCCATGGATCAGAAAACAACGCTGCGCGAGGCCCTGCTGGCCGACGATGCCATCACCGCCCACCTGACGGTTGCCCGAATCGATGAATTGCTGGACCCCGCAAACTACACGGGAATGGCCGGAAACATGGTGGACACCGTACTGAAACAAGCAGAAAAAGCACTACAAAACCAATGA